One window of the Trifolium pratense cultivar HEN17-A07 linkage group LG2, ARS_RC_1.1, whole genome shotgun sequence genome contains the following:
- the LOC123907030 gene encoding transcription factor bHLH118 has product MEDVKKWMHKETEKQRRQEMANLCTSLRSLLPLEYIKGKRSISDHVNEAINYINHLQNNVKQLQDKKEDLMKVSNLNNIHHQNGSTTSTNLQPFVIVQPFPGGLEIVCSYTSKTCLFPLSRVLDMLLKEGLNVISSNSSKIDGRFIYTIRSEDPIMSGIDYSQLQRKLTDAILSSSSLQESSSEPGINHILR; this is encoded by the exons ATGGAAGATGTCAAGAAATGGATGCATAAAGAGACAGAAAAGCAAAGAAGGCAAGAGATGGCCAACCTCTGCACATCCCTTAGATCTCTTCTTCCTTTAGAGTATATTAAG GGAAAGCGCTCAATTTCTGATCATGTGAATGAAGCTATCAATTATATCAACCACCTACAAAACAATGTGAAACAATTACAAGATAAGAAAGAAGATTTAATGAAGGTGTCTAATTTGAATAATATCCACCACCAAAATGGCTCTACTACTAGTACCAATCTTCAACCCTTTGTTATTGTTCAACCTTTCCCTGGAGGACTTGAGATTGTGTGCAGTTACACCTCCAAGACATGTTTGTTTCCTTTGTCAAGAGTGCTAGATATGCTGCTTAAAGAAGGGCTTAATGTGATAAGTAGTAATTCGAGCAAAATAGATGGAAGATTCATATACACTATACGATCTGAG GATCCAATAATGTCAGGGATTGATTACTCTCAACTGCAAAGAAAGCTTACGGATGcaatattatcatcatcaa GTTTACAAGAGAGTTCATCTGAACCTGGAATTAACCATATCTTGAGATAA